One Clostridium estertheticum DNA segment encodes these proteins:
- a CDS encoding endo-beta-N-acetylglucosaminidase, with amino-acid sequence MMKLNLKKGLSVFLATAIATSSLLTLNISTVYAGGDAMPPRLGEQGYKGKNQPVYHGHRKQDILNWTPETDEYSEFMRAKVPLQQRNAAFKPTQANPTLNQEVKDLILTSDYGDEFFNPTGYNDQFAQNLFNFWQYVDYDASWHGVVTNPTPDSLYNPEANWDKRDYEFGVLNIPNPAYTNAAHKNGVASLGCIFFPRVEHTPDFVYKDADGRFPIADKLVEIAKYYGYDGYFVNAEESLTPTWMPLYEDFIRAMTSQGLYVQVYASNRYGQKNQASWGTIDYANKDATVFRNWIKDPNDATIAASSLYMNPDPSKAMVDGSVNSMKALGLDPRSTVFNTLEAGQTGFSGTRGALYNTYDANLVPRTGIASLGCSTVSEHVDEQLYGHSGANSYSENRRGDPNYFKYIVARERTWWSGAADAPTYEAGHGTLASASMTRDQLLQAVLNATPDPVKTANDPNRGAPLPNKPKFPGMAAYISERSVIDGSNFYTNFNTGHGMQYFVDGKVSNDNQWANINNQDILPTWQWQINTNGTRLKLDFDYGQKYNAGYVYNQLGGYNGGSSLAIFGNLDAENFINLYKTKLDIKDTSKLNITFNKPSATDVSSVKVGLVFEDAPSKVEYIAIPDSANNTANEWVEKALDLSMYAGRTLAAFGLSITPGKETINNYQLNIGEIKITDGTVVRPAAPTGLKIDKSFDTSEMYISWDLEDYSKVQEYNVYAKYEDGKEVFLGGVYDNTYYIKSLYNPQGTVQILVKAVGTDGREGPAAVVQKDFTDTIKNIRTTANTGYFDLTWEKPAIDYENVKVDVTFNYSHQDKYSTTFAKGTNAAKVEVPIADGSGYTVRISLLDSNGNVITYADATGLLKDCHSNVYEGVATMNGTKVKLTAPTSYDWWHLYAWQNGSPITVNGKTFGTRGVDDLTSLTVTGSSGVIDVVLEDFNGNKSKPIKVPFGTTATGAVTARMFPDPVLLAKVIELAPTVDKLGNIKALDLSGTNIQSLNGIELLRNLEILNLKNCSSLEVILPGTLSINSKLVEINLTGCMGLKVVSLANTSLEKITCENAAELTNMISFDMSSARFDMSEGTPEHEFADGIAKITTAAMYYKIVIGEAAGKSTYIKEIELRSKKIITYKAGVQYNNQRPVAYQSAMPDEVTILVGEGKYNPVSLLTKFSTVRGTDFSTLKGAGFIDPQYNIDAQCSIPTAVFSKITSVNDPAQGIFFNEVDTSVPGTYNVVITNFNSPLEHGEISNEFTLIVKD; translated from the coding sequence ATGATGAAATTAAACCTCAAAAAAGGCTTATCGGTCTTTTTAGCAACAGCCATAGCAACTAGTTCGTTACTGACACTTAATATTTCTACCGTATATGCCGGTGGTGATGCCATGCCGCCGCGTCTTGGTGAACAAGGGTACAAAGGGAAAAACCAGCCAGTTTATCACGGTCATCGAAAGCAGGATATTCTGAATTGGACACCTGAAACAGACGAATATTCTGAATTTATGAGAGCGAAGGTACCGCTGCAACAACGTAATGCTGCTTTTAAACCGACACAGGCAAATCCAACATTGAATCAGGAGGTTAAGGACTTAATATTAACAAGCGATTATGGTGATGAATTTTTTAATCCGACTGGTTACAATGACCAATTTGCTCAAAATTTGTTTAATTTCTGGCAATATGTAGATTATGATGCTTCTTGGCATGGTGTAGTTACAAATCCAACTCCAGATTCTTTATATAACCCTGAAGCTAACTGGGATAAGCGTGATTATGAGTTTGGGGTATTAAATATTCCTAACCCTGCATATACAAATGCCGCTCATAAAAATGGAGTTGCTTCTCTAGGATGTATTTTCTTCCCAAGAGTAGAACATACTCCTGATTTTGTTTATAAAGATGCAGACGGAAGATTCCCAATCGCAGATAAATTGGTTGAAATTGCTAAATATTATGGCTATGATGGATACTTTGTTAATGCAGAAGAGAGTCTGACTCCTACTTGGATGCCGCTTTATGAGGACTTTATACGTGCAATGACGTCACAAGGTCTTTATGTACAAGTTTATGCTTCCAATAGGTATGGACAAAAAAATCAAGCTTCCTGGGGGACCATTGACTATGCAAATAAAGATGCAACAGTGTTTAGAAACTGGATAAAAGATCCTAATGATGCAACGATTGCCGCAAGTTCATTATACATGAATCCAGACCCAAGCAAAGCGATGGTAGATGGTTCTGTTAATTCAATGAAGGCATTAGGTTTAGACCCAAGAAGTACAGTATTCAATACTCTTGAAGCAGGCCAAACCGGATTTAGTGGAACACGTGGAGCATTATACAATACTTATGATGCGAATTTAGTTCCAAGAACAGGCATAGCTTCTCTTGGGTGCTCTACAGTTTCCGAGCATGTAGATGAACAACTTTATGGTCATTCAGGAGCAAATAGCTACTCTGAAAATAGAAGAGGGGATCCTAATTATTTCAAATATATTGTTGCAAGAGAAAGAACGTGGTGGTCAGGTGCTGCTGATGCTCCTACTTATGAAGCAGGACATGGAACTCTAGCTTCAGCTAGTATGACACGTGATCAATTGCTGCAGGCTGTTTTAAATGCTACTCCTGACCCTGTGAAAACAGCTAATGATCCAAATCGTGGAGCACCACTCCCAAACAAACCAAAATTTCCAGGTATGGCAGCATATATATCTGAAAGATCCGTAATAGACGGTTCAAACTTCTATACAAACTTTAATACCGGACATGGCATGCAGTATTTTGTTGACGGTAAGGTTTCTAATGATAACCAATGGGCTAATATTAATAATCAAGATATTCTTCCAACATGGCAGTGGCAGATTAATACAAATGGAACCAGATTAAAGTTGGATTTTGACTATGGCCAGAAATATAATGCAGGATATGTGTATAATCAACTTGGTGGATATAATGGAGGAAGTTCTCTTGCTATTTTTGGTAATTTAGATGCTGAAAACTTTATTAATTTATACAAAACGAAATTGGATATTAAAGATACTTCAAAATTAAACATTACCTTTAATAAACCGTCAGCTACCGATGTCAGCAGCGTTAAAGTCGGATTAGTTTTTGAAGATGCTCCATCAAAAGTTGAGTATATTGCGATTCCAGACAGCGCAAATAATACTGCAAATGAATGGGTTGAGAAGGCTCTTGATTTATCAATGTATGCTGGTAGAACATTAGCAGCTTTTGGTCTATCAATTACTCCAGGGAAAGAAACAATTAATAATTATCAGCTTAATATTGGTGAAATTAAAATCACTGATGGCACAGTAGTTAGACCAGCTGCTCCAACAGGCTTAAAGATTGACAAATCCTTTGATACCTCTGAAATGTATATTTCATGGGATTTGGAAGACTATAGCAAGGTACAGGAATACAATGTATATGCAAAATATGAAGACGGTAAGGAAGTATTCTTAGGCGGAGTTTATGATAATACTTATTATATTAAGTCTTTATATAATCCCCAAGGTACAGTACAAATCTTAGTTAAAGCGGTTGGTACAGATGGAAGAGAAGGCCCAGCAGCAGTTGTCCAAAAAGATTTTACAGATACAATTAAAAATATCAGAACAACGGCAAATACCGGATATTTTGACTTGACTTGGGAAAAACCAGCAATTGACTACGAAAACGTAAAAGTAGATGTAACCTTTAACTACTCACATCAAGATAAATATTCAACTACATTTGCAAAGGGAACAAATGCAGCCAAAGTTGAAGTTCCAATAGCAGACGGAAGTGGGTATACAGTCAGAATTTCATTATTAGACTCCAATGGTAACGTAATTACCTACGCAGATGCTACAGGATTATTAAAAGATTGTCATTCAAATGTTTATGAAGGCGTTGCAACAATGAATGGAACAAAAGTTAAACTCACTGCACCAACATCCTATGACTGGTGGCATTTATATGCATGGCAGAATGGAAGTCCAATTACTGTTAATGGCAAAACTTTTGGAACCAGAGGTGTTGATGATTTAACATCACTTACAGTTACGGGAAGTTCCGGCGTTATAGATGTAGTTCTAGAAGACTTTAATGGCAATAAGTCTAAGCCGATAAAAGTTCCCTTTGGAACAACCGCCACAGGTGCAGTAACAGCTCGAATGTTCCCAGACCCAGTATTATTAGCAAAGGTTATAGAACTAGCTCCAACAGTAGATAAACTAGGTAATATAAAAGCACTTGATTTAAGCGGAACAAATATTCAATCTCTAAATGGAATTGAACTTCTAAGGAATTTGGAAATACTAAACTTAAAGAATTGTTCAAGTCTTGAAGTAATATTACCTGGTACATTATCAATCAATTCAAAATTAGTAGAAATTAATTTAACTGGTTGTATGGGACTAAAAGTTGTATCACTTGCAAATACATCCTTAGAAAAAATAACTTGCGAGAATGCAGCAGAACTAACAAATATGATTTCTTTTGATATGTCAAGCGCTAGATTTGATATGTCGGAGGGCACTCCTGAACATGAATTTGCTGATGGAATCGCAAAAATCACTACCGCTGCAATGTACTACAAAATAGTAATCGGTGAGGCGGCTGGTAAATCAACTTATATAAAAGAGATTGAACTGCGTAGCAAAAAAATTATCACATACAAAGCAGGGGTACAGTATAATAACCAACGACCAGTAGCATACCAATCTGCTATGCCAGATGAAGTAACAATACTTGTTGGTGAAGGTAAATATAATCCAGTTTCACTTTTGACAAAATTTAGTACAGTTAGAGGAACAGATTTTTCTACTTTAAAAGGTGCTGGTTTTATTGATCCTCAATATAATATTGACGCTCAGTGTTCAATTCCAACAGCAGTTTTCTCAAAAATAACATCAGTTAATGACCCTGCTCAAGGAATATTCTTTAATGAAGTAGATACAAGTGTACCTGGAACCTATAATGTTGTAATAACTAATTTTAATTCACCATTAGAGCATGGTGAAATATCAAATGAATTTACGCTTATAGTGAAGGATTAA
- a CDS encoding PxKF domain-containing protein, whose translation MKRPKVDEVSTDTAGNSELTYDSTTGQYTYVWKTDKEIIKKVGNLPTFL comes from the coding sequence ATTAAAAGACCGAAAGTAGATGAAGTTTCAACAGATACTGCCGGAAATAGTGAGCTAACTTACGATTCTACTACTGGCCAGTACACATATGTTTGGAAAACTGATAAGGAAATCATAAAAAAAGTCGGTAATCTGCCGACTTTTTTATGA
- a CDS encoding glycoside hydrolase family 3 C-terminal domain-containing protein, translating to MLREDLKDYPFMDKAINIEDRVLDLVNRMTLEEKVRQLDIYSGAEFLDDSKVLTKFEVEKYKELYGELGIGCLQIRYSSAKLNNQIQEYHIMNTRLGIPILFSEETLHGLVWPEATIFPQQIALAGTFEPDLAYKQGRAIASEVRSLGIHEGWSPVLDLARDPRWGRVEEGYGEDTYLGAKFAYRMVEGLQGNDLTQNNSIVSEPKHFSGYGAPSGGLNCGPAMFGRRDHANYCLPIFEAAFNAGALNTMCSYNTIDGVAVAQDKELLTNVLRNELGMKGFVRSDMTAIRMLHTCHYVAKSDREAIKMGIEAGVDMQLYDYPHEEYQNTLIELANSGEITKEIINISCSRVLRVKFMLGLFENPLTDESLSERVVNCQEHKNIALEVAEKSICLLKNQNNILPLKKSIKNIAVIGPSAAVCRFGGYSSASSVDRAVTLFDGIKAMVSKDTNVTYNSGCSILDADIKPIPQNWLRDISGQNGLTGEYFNNLGFYGEPVCTRVDSMINFNFIYSKPAQGVNADKFAVRWSGTLLTDRSFNGCIGLSTMDSMRLWIDNKLIVDGWEELNANQMVNFDFIQGKEYKIKIEYKNDQRGARVIFGYNNGSLNMDEAIRIAKNADVAIVAVGDSEETCGENFDRADLNLPGKQLDLVKAIHATGTPVILVLQNGRPLSITWENDNIPAIIEAWHVGEKGGMAISKVIFGDVNPAGRLPMSFPKSVGQIPVHYNRCPFSATKYVEMDWLPLYPFGYGLSYTNFEYSNIRLSKSEIRVNETVDVMFDVTNIGNCKGEEVAQLYIHDEYSSVLRPYKELAGFKRIQLDKGETKTVILTLGNEQLRVLNKNFRWVVEEGKFEVMVGNNSANILLTDEFNVLPL from the coding sequence ATGTTAAGAGAAGATTTAAAAGATTATCCTTTTATGGATAAAGCCATTAATATTGAAGACCGGGTTTTGGATTTAGTAAACAGAATGACATTAGAAGAAAAGGTTCGTCAACTTGATATTTATTCAGGAGCGGAATTTTTAGATGATTCTAAAGTACTAACTAAATTTGAGGTCGAAAAGTATAAAGAATTATATGGTGAATTAGGTATTGGTTGCCTGCAAATCAGATATTCTTCAGCTAAACTCAATAATCAAATACAAGAATACCATATTATGAATACACGCTTAGGTATTCCGATATTATTTAGTGAAGAAACACTACACGGATTGGTTTGGCCGGAAGCTACGATATTTCCTCAGCAAATTGCTCTAGCCGGTACATTTGAACCAGACCTTGCTTATAAACAAGGTAGAGCTATTGCTTCAGAGGTACGAAGCTTAGGCATACATGAAGGATGGTCACCTGTACTTGATTTAGCTAGAGACCCACGATGGGGACGAGTTGAAGAAGGTTACGGTGAAGATACTTATTTAGGTGCAAAATTTGCATATAGAATGGTAGAAGGGTTACAAGGTAACGATTTAACTCAAAATAATTCGATCGTATCAGAACCTAAGCATTTTTCAGGGTACGGTGCACCAAGCGGAGGGCTGAATTGTGGACCTGCAATGTTTGGACGACGTGATCACGCAAATTATTGCTTGCCAATATTTGAAGCAGCATTTAATGCTGGAGCTTTAAATACAATGTGCTCTTACAATACCATTGATGGTGTGGCGGTTGCCCAAGATAAAGAATTACTTACAAATGTACTACGTAATGAATTAGGAATGAAAGGTTTTGTCCGTTCTGATATGACTGCTATCCGTATGCTGCACACTTGTCATTATGTAGCTAAAAGCGACAGAGAAGCTATAAAGATGGGTATAGAAGCTGGTGTGGACATGCAGTTGTATGATTATCCTCATGAAGAATATCAAAATACCCTTATTGAATTAGCTAACTCCGGAGAAATTACGAAAGAAATTATTAATATTTCTTGCAGTAGAGTTTTAAGAGTTAAATTTATGCTGGGCTTGTTTGAAAATCCACTTACAGATGAGTCCTTAAGTGAAAGAGTTGTAAACTGTCAGGAACATAAGAATATAGCATTAGAGGTTGCAGAAAAATCAATATGTCTTCTCAAAAATCAAAACAACATATTACCACTTAAGAAATCCATTAAAAATATTGCCGTTATTGGTCCAAGTGCAGCAGTTTGCAGATTTGGTGGCTATAGTTCAGCCAGCAGTGTAGATCGTGCGGTCACATTATTTGATGGAATCAAAGCAATGGTTTCAAAGGATACTAATGTAACATATAACTCCGGTTGCAGTATATTAGATGCAGATATAAAACCTATTCCACAGAATTGGCTGCGTGATATAAGCGGCCAAAATGGTTTGACTGGTGAGTATTTTAATAATCTGGGTTTCTACGGTGAACCAGTGTGTACAAGAGTGGATAGTATGATAAACTTTAACTTTATTTATTCAAAACCAGCGCAGGGTGTAAATGCAGATAAATTTGCAGTACGTTGGAGCGGAACTTTATTAACTGACCGTAGTTTTAATGGCTGCATTGGGCTTAGTACCATGGACAGTATGAGATTATGGATAGATAACAAATTAATTGTAGATGGTTGGGAAGAATTAAATGCTAATCAAATGGTAAATTTTGATTTTATTCAAGGTAAAGAGTATAAAATTAAAATTGAATATAAGAATGACCAAAGAGGTGCTAGAGTAATTTTCGGGTATAATAATGGAAGCTTGAATATGGATGAGGCGATCCGCATAGCCAAAAATGCGGACGTAGCCATTGTAGCTGTAGGTGACAGCGAGGAAACCTGCGGAGAAAATTTTGATAGAGCTGACCTAAACCTTCCGGGTAAACAACTGGATTTAGTTAAGGCTATACATGCAACAGGCACACCTGTTATACTGGTTTTACAAAATGGTAGACCACTATCAATTACATGGGAAAATGATAATATTCCTGCTATTATAGAGGCTTGGCATGTAGGCGAAAAGGGCGGTATGGCAATTTCAAAAGTTATATTTGGTGATGTTAATCCTGCAGGTCGACTACCGATGTCCTTTCCTAAATCAGTAGGACAGATACCTGTTCACTATAATAGATGTCCGTTTAGTGCAACCAAATATGTCGAAATGGATTGGTTACCTTTATATCCTTTTGGATATGGTCTAAGTTATACAAATTTTGAATACTCAAATATAAGATTATCAAAGTCAGAAATCAGAGTAAATGAAACTGTCGATGTCATGTTTGACGTAACTAATATTGGCAACTGCAAAGGCGAAGAAGTTGCACAACTTTATATTCATGATGAATATAGTAGCGTTTTGCGTCCTTATAAGGAATTAGCAGGGTTTAAACGAATTCAATTGGATAAAGGTGAAACAAAAACTGTAATATTAACATTAGGAAACGAGCAATTACGAGTATTAAATAAAAATTTTAGATGGGTTGTTGAGGAGGGTAAATTTGAAGTCATGGTTGGCAATAATTCAGCAAACATACTGTTAACTGATGAATTCAATGTTTTACCACTATAA
- a CDS encoding sensor histidine kinase — MKRKLIYKLELKVVFNILITFILSALTMAVIYMMWKFFLAIVGLLRLQQSLDAIYKVRQYVDFTKIIIALWIIIFISYSHLLLYKKIKYFVEIDEHMEAIAEGKLDKKIPEQSKAELGKIAKNMNEIIEKLNKSIEEERRAEQTKYELITNVSHDLRTPLTSILGYLELIDNDKYKDEVELRYYVNIAYEKSKRLNNLINDLFQYTIMRNSTLKLKKELINVIELLNQMVLEFRLQFKKVDIECRTYFSEDKLLIMADAVKMARAFENLISNGMNYGSGTEYIDICTRKENNSAVIEIINYGEPIPSIDVPFIFERFYRVEKSRSGYTGGSGLGLAITKSIIELHEGEIFVESNYERTAFIIKLPLGS; from the coding sequence TTGAAAAGAAAACTTATATATAAATTAGAATTAAAAGTAGTTTTTAATATATTGATTACTTTCATATTATCAGCATTAACCATGGCAGTAATTTATATGATGTGGAAGTTTTTTTTGGCAATAGTTGGTCTACTCCGTTTACAACAATCTTTAGATGCAATTTATAAGGTAAGGCAATATGTCGATTTTACAAAGATAATAATTGCACTATGGATAATAATTTTTATAAGTTATTCCCATTTATTGCTTTACAAGAAGATTAAGTACTTTGTAGAAATTGATGAACATATGGAAGCTATAGCAGAGGGCAAGTTAGATAAAAAAATACCAGAACAATCGAAAGCAGAGCTAGGGAAAATAGCTAAAAATATGAATGAAATAATAGAAAAATTAAATAAATCAATAGAAGAAGAGCGGAGAGCAGAACAAACAAAGTATGAATTAATAACAAATGTATCTCATGATTTACGTACGCCATTAACATCAATACTAGGATATCTTGAACTCATAGATAATGATAAATATAAAGATGAAGTTGAACTTAGATATTATGTAAATATTGCCTATGAAAAATCAAAACGATTGAATAATTTGATCAATGACTTATTTCAGTATACTATAATGAGAAATAGTACTTTAAAATTAAAAAAAGAATTAATAAACGTAATTGAACTTTTAAATCAAATGGTATTGGAATTTAGGCTACAGTTTAAAAAAGTAGATATAGAGTGTAGGACATATTTTTCGGAGGATAAACTCTTAATAATGGCTGATGCAGTTAAAATGGCTAGGGCATTTGAAAATCTAATTTCTAATGGTATGAACTATGGTAGTGGGACTGAGTATATTGACATATGTACTAGGAAAGAAAATAATAGTGCGGTTATAGAGATAATTAATTATGGTGAGCCAATACCAAGTATAGATGTACCTTTTATATTTGAAAGGTTCTATAGAGTTGAAAAATCACGTTCAGGATATACTGGAGGTTCAGGATTAGGTCTTGCTATAACCAAAAGTATAATAGAGCTTCATGAAGGTGAAATTTTTGTTGAAAGCAATTATGAGAGAACTGCTTTTATAATTAAATTGCCCTTGGGTAGTTAA